Part of the Anopheles gambiae chromosome 3, idAnoGambNW_F1_1, whole genome shotgun sequence genome is shown below.
tttctgcgATGTATCAGCGTGGGGGAAACTCTGCAGCAGAAGGAGGTTCcatcttttttatttctaatGCACCAAATTCATAGTAAATTCTATACATAATTGAATGCCATCGTTTATcaacttttttcttttatttatttttaccacTACAATCAAAGCGCAAGAACGCAATTTCCCTTTCATTCGAGGAATCGTCATTGCAGCTGTAAGTTGTAATGCTCTAGCGAAAACCGGAACGTGTCTTTACGGTCTGCAAGTGGAGAGGTGGCTTTATCCCGTTCGTTCACAGTGGAATAAAGTGCTTTTCTTGAAATCTGCTTTATCTCTGCTTGGAATGCATACCGGAGCAAGGTTCAACGAATTTCAATGCGTTTTAGTGCCTTGTTCTTGTTTATTGTTCTGCCTGGTTTTTACTGCCTATCCGTAGGTGCGCTGACCTTGTATAGACACTTCCTGGTTGTCGAGTGGGACGTCTACCTGCCTGCTACAACCAATATTTTCTGAAAGGCAACTTGAGGGCATATCTGCTAGGACGACCCGATGGCGTCCCATCTGTGCCATTTTGGTTATAATGCCAGACGTTTTAGCTTTGTAATGTCCTTTGCGCTCTGGAGAAAAATATCGTGAAATGTCCATTCGTTAAACTACTTAAAGAATTATTAAACTCTATCTCCATTCAAAACATGACAGCAGCACTGTGATTAGTTTCTTTAGGATATCCTTTTTGTACTCAACGACTGACACTAGATGACTGATAGTAGAACGTATATTAAAAGTTTTTTAAACATCTGATCATGCAGATATTTTATTTCCAGTCTGGTTTGCACAATAAAGCCTATATGTATATCTCCCGGTTCGCATCCTTATAGAACAGGCATCAGAACGGGAATCAGTCTTCAAAAGAAAATTCTTCTGGCacaagtaagtaagtaagtaagtaataagTAAGAAGGTAAAGGTCTAATTGCTAGCCAGAAGGCCAGAACATTTGCTGTATGGAAGCAGTTGAATATTCTGCGCCAACCTCCGTCGACAGGGCTTTCTTCTTGTGGTCTAGCTACATAACTTATCTGCAAACAACTTACTGGTAAGAGCATGAGTTCAGCTCCTCTTATGCCTCTCATGTCTCATCTATCGTATCATGTCGTTCATCGGCTTGGTCGGGGTATCCGATTTGCCATACCGCCATTTCAAAAGTCATGAGTTCTCAAAATCTTCAGGATTCTCAGGAAATCTTCTTCAAAAATTCGAGTAACCCGCACAAAACTTCATTGAACTCAAGATAGATTTGTTCGAAATTCCGATTAAGGCAATGTATAACAATGTATTTATTTGACAAGACGTTTTACGCAGACGTTTAATGTTTACACATACATTTAGTGCATTAAATATGGcgatcttcttctttttattcttcttccttttggCGTAACGACATCCGCGTTAATGTCGACCTATACAGgatttcgagacttatttaAGTACCACGCAGTCAGATAGACAATCACTTTGCTTCGGGGGAACGACCCATACGAGGCTTAAACCCAGGACGAGCATGGtcttaagtcgtgcgagttgacgactgtatcacgagATCGTTCCTATGGCAAACAGAGCCATAAAATATGTATATGGCCCATATGGCTCATTAAGACGAACTTATAATGAAAAAGTCGCTAAAGAATTCGACACACTTCCCGACAACTCAATACTTAGCATTCGAAGCAACCATCTCCACCGTATCCGTACACTTTAAATGCCCTTTATCATCGATCAAACCGAGCGCCACCAGCTCTTGGGGATGTTTGGCTTTCATGTGCACGCTACGACCCTTATGATGCGCAAAAGCCATTCCACAAATTCGGCAGCACAACGGCTTCTCCCCAGTGTGTGTACGCATATGCACGGCCAGGTGCGTGGTGGTTCGGAAGCGCTTATCACACACACTGCAGCTGTGGGGCTTTTCACCCGTATGCACTCGCAGATGCTTGTTGAGCGTCGTGCGCAACAGGAACAGTTTGTCGCAAATCTCGCACTTGTGGTGCTTCTCCTGCGAATGCGTCAGCATGTGGCTGCGTAGCGTTCCGGCAAACAGGAACCGCTTCGGGCAGAGATCGCACGCATACTTTCGCTCCCCGCTGTGTATTCGCATATGTCCCTTCAGGTTGTTGTTCTCCAGAAAGGCTTTGCCACAGATTTCGCACTTAAAGTCACGCTTGCGCAAGTGTACACCGTTAATGTGCGATTGTAGCTTGTGGCGCGAGGTAAAGCTTTTTGGACATTGGTCGCATCGGTGCGACCGTACCGAATGGATGGCCATATGCGACCGGATATTGTTCACCGATGTTCCACATACGGAGCACGCTATCTTCTCCTTGGTAACGGGTTTCTTTGATTCTAAAGCTGTCGCATCACTAGTGCCGATTGGACATTCGTTTTGTATGATGATTGTAACTTCTTCGGGATGATCGACTTCTTCTAAATTATCATCCGTATAGGTGAACTCTATTTCCTCTTcgtatgttgcacattttccATCGTCATTTAATGCCTCTATCACCCGATCCTGCTCTGTAACTGCAGCTTCATTTTGTACTTCCGGTTTGTTTTGACCCTCAATCAATGCACACATAGATGCTCCCGACGATGTGATGCGCTCTGATCCTTCATTTTCAGTGTTTTCTTCGACATCTTTTTGAGTTAGATTGGCTGATCTCTTCTGTACCCGTATTCCATGGGGTAACTGTAAGTAATTATACGTGAGCTTATTCTCGTTTCACCATCAAGTAAAAAGTCCAAAATTATGCTTTACCTTTTTAAGTATTTCTTCACAATTTTGCTTCACTCGTTTGGTAGccgattttcttttgcttttgcgtGGCAAAACATCAGTCTTCTCGGAACGATTTGTTTTAGCTTTCTCTTCCCGAATTCGATGCAGAATTTGTATTGAATCGTCGCATTTGCGTTTGAAATTTACAATAACGTTCAGGTTCTTCTCACATGCTTCACACAGAAAGTTTGGCAACGCATCGTTCTTGTTTATCTGTTTCGGGGATACGAGGGGAAATCATTATTCATTTTAAAACTACATCTCAACTACATGCCATGCTTACCTTTATCTTAAGTAAATCGAGTGCAAACTTTACAAAGT
Proteins encoded:
- the LOC1272487 gene encoding zinc finger protein 235, with product MDSKMDTNPEPTGSKMAVDWQSYVGDFDRLCRLCLSRERLISIYCNVQGRNVYFIRNFVKFALDLLKIKINKNDALPNFLCEACEKNLNVIVNFKRKCDDSIQILHRIREEKAKTNRSEKTDVLPRKSKRKSATKRVKQNCEEILKKLPHGIRVQKRSANLTQKDVEENTENEGSERITSSGASMCALIEGQNKPEVQNEAAVTEQDRVIEALNDDGKCATYEEEIEFTYTDDNLEEVDHPEEVTIIIQNECPIGTSDATALESKKPVTKEKIACSVCGTSVNNIRSHMAIHSVRSHRCDQCPKSFTSRHKLQSHINGVHLRKRDFKCEICGKAFLENNNLKGHMRIHSGERKYACDLCPKRFLFAGTLRSHMLTHSQEKHHKCEICDKLFLLRTTLNKHLRVHTGEKPHSCSVCDKRFRTTTHLAVHMRTHTGEKPLCCRICGMAFAHHKGRSVHMKAKHPQELVALGLIDDKGHLKCTDTVEMVASNAKY